In one Thermaerobacter sp. PB12/4term genomic region, the following are encoded:
- the selD gene encoding selenide, water dikinase SelD, whose amino-acid sequence MEALRLTQLTGKAGUGCKLGPAELAQVLRHLSPEQVDDPHLLVGLESGDDAGVYRLSDRLALVQTVDFFTPIVDDPVLFGEIAAANALSDVYAMGGRPLTALNLVGFSVSRYGAETLAAILRGGAAKVREAGAVIVGGHTIDDAEPKYGLAVTGVVDPEQVWTNKGARPGDVLILTKPIGTGVLSTALKRDLAPPAAVEAMVEMMRTLNRAAAEAGQAVGGIHAATDVTGFGLLGHASHIARESGVALVIEAEAVPVLPGARELAEQDVFPGGSRANRQHYGSVVDFRRALPQWEQGLLFDAVTSGGLLLVVEPARAGALLEELHRRGVHAARRIGRVEGEPAGRVVVE is encoded by the coding sequence GTGGAGGCGCTGCGGCTGACGCAGCTCACCGGCAAGGCCGGCTGAGGGTGCAAGCTCGGCCCGGCCGAGCTGGCGCAGGTCCTGCGCCACCTATCCCCCGAGCAGGTCGACGATCCCCACCTGCTGGTGGGGCTGGAGAGCGGCGACGACGCCGGGGTGTACCGGCTCTCCGACCGGCTCGCCCTGGTCCAGACGGTGGACTTCTTCACACCCATCGTCGACGATCCCGTGCTCTTCGGCGAGATCGCCGCCGCCAACGCGCTGAGCGACGTCTACGCCATGGGCGGCCGCCCGCTGACGGCCCTGAACCTGGTGGGCTTTTCCGTGAGCCGCTACGGGGCGGAAACCCTGGCGGCCATCCTGAGGGGTGGCGCCGCCAAGGTGCGCGAGGCAGGGGCGGTGATCGTCGGCGGGCACACCATCGACGACGCGGAACCCAAGTACGGCCTGGCCGTCACCGGCGTGGTCGACCCGGAACAGGTATGGACCAACAAGGGCGCCCGTCCCGGTGACGTGCTGATCCTGACCAAGCCCATCGGCACGGGCGTCTTGAGCACCGCCTTGAAGCGCGACCTGGCGCCCCCGGCGGCGGTGGAGGCCATGGTGGAGATGATGCGCACCCTGAACCGGGCCGCCGCCGAGGCCGGGCAAGCGGTGGGCGGCATCCACGCCGCCACCGACGTGACGGGCTTCGGGCTGCTGGGGCATGCCAGCCACATCGCCCGGGAAAGCGGCGTGGCGCTGGTCATCGAGGCGGAGGCGGTGCCGGTGCTGCCGGGCGCCCGCGAGCTGGCGGAGCAGGACGTCTTCCCCGGCGGCAGCCGGGCCAACCGCCAGCATTACGGCAGCGTGGTGGATTTCCGGCGGGCCCTTCCCCAGTGGGAGCAGGGGCTGCTGTTCGACGCCGTCACCTCGGGCGGCCTCCTGCTGGTGGTCGAACCGGCCCGGGCCGGCGCCCTGCTGGAGGAACTCCACCGCCGGGGGGTCCATGCGGCCCGGCGCATCGGCCGGGTGGAAGGGGAACCCGCCGGGCGGGTCGTGGTGGAGTAG
- a CDS encoding DUF6504 family protein: MALIGKPVPVEVDASGRPSRFFWRRWHRVTGILDEWREAGAWWDGEGERRVVRVLVEGGGVFELERLAGSSRWVLYKVYD, from the coding sequence ATGGCCCTGATCGGCAAGCCGGTGCCGGTGGAGGTCGACGCCAGCGGGCGGCCCAGCCGGTTCTTCTGGCGCCGCTGGCACCGGGTGACCGGTATCCTCGACGAGTGGCGGGAAGCGGGGGCCTGGTGGGACGGGGAAGGGGAGCGGCGGGTGGTGCGGGTCCTGGTGGAAGGAGGCGGGGTCTTCGAGCTGGAGCGGTTGGCGGGAAGCTCCCGGTGGGTGCTCTACAAGGTCTATGACTGA
- a CDS encoding response regulator transcription factor has protein sequence MLKILVATGRPLVREGLQRILEGAPGLQVVGHAAGPEPLLDRVRELVPDVVLLDLSLAAGDARELVGRIGRMPGSPVVVGITDRADPHSLLGLVQAGLGGYLLANREAAGLPEAIRACTAGIFVIDAEIMSELASDSPLYRYVPAPEEVERARLLSQRELEVLSRIARGKTTAQVARELFISPKTVRNHLSHIMQKLGVRDRTQAVIFALRVGLIRRHDLLG, from the coding sequence ATGTTGAAGATCCTCGTTGCAACGGGCCGGCCGCTGGTTCGGGAAGGCCTGCAGCGCATCCTGGAAGGCGCCCCGGGGCTGCAGGTGGTGGGGCACGCCGCCGGACCCGAGCCGCTGCTCGACCGGGTGCGTGAGCTGGTCCCCGATGTGGTGCTGCTGGATTTGAGCCTGGCCGCCGGCGACGCGCGGGAGCTGGTGGGGCGGATCGGGCGCATGCCCGGTTCGCCCGTGGTGGTGGGCATCACGGACCGGGCCGACCCCCACTCGCTGCTGGGGCTGGTGCAGGCCGGTCTGGGCGGCTATCTGCTGGCCAACCGGGAAGCGGCCGGCCTGCCCGAGGCCATTCGCGCCTGCACGGCCGGGATCTTCGTGATCGATGCCGAGATCATGTCTGAGCTGGCCAGCGACTCGCCCCTCTACCGTTATGTGCCCGCCCCCGAAGAAGTGGAGCGGGCGCGGCTTTTGAGCCAGCGGGAGCTGGAGGTGCTGAGCCGCATCGCCCGCGGCAAGACCACCGCCCAGGTGGCCCGCGAGCTCTTCATCAGCCCCAAGACGGTGCGCAACCACCTGAGCCACATCATGCAGAAGCTGGGGGTGCGCGACCGGACCCAGGCGGTGATCTTCGCCCTGCGGGTGGGACTGATCCGCCGCCACGACCTTCTGGGGTAG
- a CDS encoding GNAT family N-acetyltransferase, giving the protein MWSVEPAAPADAVQVLEVTRRAFRRYEGKYPVAPEPLQDDLSRVQDDIGRGRVWVARNGGRVIGVVRARPLAGRQEAWEIYGLAVDPEYSQLDVGTSLVRAVEDRLRPQGVRALHLQTGLRDAPAIEFWYRVGYRPYRLDADPDPAGGYDRVWFAKEFA; this is encoded by the coding sequence GTGTGGAGCGTGGAACCCGCCGCGCCGGCCGACGCCGTCCAGGTCCTGGAGGTCACCCGCAGGGCCTTCCGGCGGTACGAGGGCAAGTACCCGGTGGCCCCCGAGCCGCTGCAGGATGACCTCTCGCGGGTCCAGGACGACATCGGCCGGGGCCGGGTGTGGGTGGCGCGCAACGGCGGGCGGGTGATCGGGGTGGTGCGGGCCCGGCCCCTGGCGGGCCGGCAGGAGGCCTGGGAGATCTACGGGCTGGCGGTGGATCCCGAGTACTCCCAGCTGGACGTCGGCACCTCCCTGGTCCGCGCGGTGGAAGACCGGCTCCGCCCGCAGGGGGTGCGGGCCCTGCACCTGCAGACGGGATTGCGCGACGCGCCGGCCATCGAGTTCTGGTACCGGGTAGGGTACCGCCCGTACCGGCTCGATGCCGATCCGGATCCCGCCGGCGGGTACGACCGGGTCTGGTTTGCCAAGGAATTCGCCTAG
- a CDS encoding carbon-nitrogen hydrolase family protein — MRGLRVVAVPIRVEPVPHLEAARERLLSALLAGYRKLAAAEVVRPHPPRLLHGASTPPPAGAREPEGRERRSGEPAGWEPVPGGGGAGATGGPPSDTGSLDPSPPAGAGVSGTSQDPAAAGTARTTARRAAAGAGGARLRSTPWPAGLVVLSGLGGLLPLSALAGEPPRWDGRLAALARQFGDAAAEVWSEWAAQAARTLGIYLCPGTVVVPQGEGFEHVALCFGPDGRLLARQAQLHATPEEAALGLIPGDDWTPFTLGGWTASLVVGRDGWIPEVGRWASLEGVRLVLHPGHALDAASRWDLAAGPWQVVQQTQVYWVHAAPSGQAGTRNLVPQAAIFAPCEITPAGRGWLAWEDGGEPAAAVLEAPALAAVREQYPLDRYLHPALYLRQLLPAYRRLAGATGMVEEGQAAPGDGDGGPVDPPPALPGLSSAPAAGEPAPRDAGRARRRPAGRRRRRARRAGPAGLPQHAGGAGRTAAAGAPPADAAAAREPGRTAPVAASPPAARPGEAEPASATDPGPGPAPCNGPEGAGGPPAFGRTAAGPATAPPGRKRRRRKRRPRAAPAPHGTGPGNGGNGIPPAGGQGGSPASSSGTQPLDGDGTGGA, encoded by the coding sequence ATGCGGGGATTGCGGGTGGTGGCCGTACCCATCCGGGTCGAACCGGTACCCCATCTGGAGGCCGCGCGGGAGCGGCTCCTTTCGGCCCTGCTGGCCGGCTACCGGAAGCTGGCCGCCGCCGAGGTGGTGCGGCCCCACCCGCCGCGCCTGCTCCACGGCGCTTCTACACCCCCGCCGGCCGGGGCACGGGAACCGGAGGGCCGGGAGCGCCGGTCCGGGGAACCCGCCGGATGGGAGCCGGTGCCGGGCGGTGGGGGGGCCGGGGCAACCGGGGGTCCTCCGTCCGATACGGGCAGCCTGGACCCGTCCCCGCCGGCCGGCGCCGGCGTTTCCGGAACATCCCAAGATCCGGCTGCTGCCGGTACGGCCCGAACCACCGCAAGGCGGGCGGCCGCCGGCGCCGGGGGAGCGCGGCTCCGTTCGACGCCGTGGCCGGCGGGACTGGTGGTCCTTTCCGGCCTGGGCGGGCTTTTGCCCCTAAGCGCCCTGGCGGGGGAGCCGCCCCGCTGGGATGGGCGGCTGGCCGCCCTGGCCCGCCAGTTCGGTGACGCCGCCGCGGAGGTCTGGTCCGAGTGGGCGGCCCAGGCCGCCCGGACCCTGGGGATCTACCTGTGCCCGGGGACGGTGGTGGTTCCCCAGGGCGAGGGGTTTGAGCACGTAGCCCTGTGCTTCGGACCCGACGGCCGGCTCCTGGCGCGCCAGGCCCAGCTGCACGCCACGCCCGAGGAAGCGGCCCTGGGGCTGATACCCGGCGACGACTGGACACCCTTCACCCTTGGCGGCTGGACGGCCTCCCTGGTGGTCGGACGGGACGGGTGGATTCCCGAGGTGGGCCGCTGGGCAAGCCTGGAGGGGGTGCGGCTGGTCCTCCACCCGGGCCACGCCCTGGATGCCGCCAGCCGGTGGGACCTAGCGGCAGGACCCTGGCAGGTGGTCCAGCAGACCCAGGTGTACTGGGTGCACGCGGCGCCGTCGGGGCAGGCGGGCACGCGCAACCTGGTGCCCCAGGCGGCCATCTTCGCACCTTGCGAGATCACCCCCGCGGGCCGCGGCTGGCTGGCCTGGGAAGACGGAGGCGAGCCGGCGGCTGCCGTCCTGGAGGCGCCGGCCCTGGCGGCGGTGCGGGAACAGTACCCCCTGGACCGCTACCTCCACCCCGCGCTGTACCTGCGCCAGCTCCTGCCGGCCTACCGCCGGCTGGCAGGCGCTACGGGCATGGTGGAAGAGGGGCAGGCTGCGCCGGGTGATGGGGACGGGGGACCGGTAGATCCACCTCCAGCCCTCCCGGGCCTTTCCTCCGCCCCGGCCGCCGGCGAGCCGGCACCGCGGGATGCCGGGCGAGCACGCCGGCGCCCGGCCGGCAGGCGGCGCCGGCGAGCCCGCAGGGCGGGTCCCGCCGGTCTCCCTCAGCACGCCGGAGGTGCAGGGCGCACCGCCGCGGCCGGCGCCCCGCCCGCCGATGCGGCAGCCGCCCGGGAGCCCGGTAGAACGGCTCCCGTTGCTGCGTCACCGCCAGCGGCCCGGCCCGGGGAGGCGGAGCCGGCTTCCGCCACGGACCCCGGGCCTGGCCCGGCGCCGTGCAACGGGCCGGAAGGGGCCGGCGGGCCACCGGCGTTTGGCCGCACCGCTGCCGGGCCTGCGACTGCACCGCCGGGAAGGAAGCGGCGGCGCAGGAAGCGGCGCCCCAGGGCGGCGCCAGCGCCCCATGGGACGGGGCCCGGCAACGGCGGCAACGGCATCCCGCCGGCCGGGGGGCAAGGAGGGAGCCCGGCTTCCAGCAGCGGAACCCAGCCCCTAGACGGTGACGGGACCGGGGGAGCGTGA
- a CDS encoding gamma carbonic anhydrase family protein translates to MSLYRLGDRVPHVAPTAYVAPGARVIGRVVLDEHSSVWFGAILRADLDLIHVGAGSNVQDNAVLHVNAGEPCRIGRDVTIGHGAIVHGCTVEDECLIGMGAVVLSRARIGRGSLVGAGALVPEGKVIPPGSLVLGVPARVVRSLTPEEQAEIRAAAARYRENARRFAGSLEPLPETSSSVSGSRSSRIDGAGLTRR, encoded by the coding sequence GTGAGCCTGTACCGCCTTGGTGACCGGGTGCCGCACGTAGCCCCCACCGCCTACGTGGCGCCGGGCGCCCGGGTGATCGGCCGCGTGGTCCTGGACGAGCACAGCAGCGTCTGGTTCGGCGCGATCCTGCGCGCCGATCTCGACCTCATCCACGTCGGTGCGGGCAGCAACGTGCAGGACAACGCCGTTCTCCACGTCAACGCCGGGGAGCCCTGCCGCATCGGCCGGGACGTGACCATCGGCCACGGCGCCATTGTCCACGGCTGCACCGTGGAGGACGAGTGCCTCATCGGCATGGGGGCCGTGGTGCTGAGCCGCGCCCGCATCGGCCGCGGAAGCCTGGTGGGAGCAGGCGCCCTGGTTCCCGAGGGCAAGGTGATCCCGCCGGGGAGCCTGGTGCTGGGCGTGCCGGCCCGGGTGGTCCGCTCCCTGACGCCGGAAGAACAGGCCGAAATCCGCGCCGCGGCGGCCCGTTACCGGGAAAACGCGCGGCGCTTCGCCGGAAGCCTCGAGCCGTTACCTGAAACATCGTCATCTGTTTCAGGCAGTCGATCCTCACGGATCGACGGTGCCGGTCTTACCCGGCGATGA
- a CDS encoding tRNA (cytidine(34)-2'-O)-methyltransferase yields the protein MFDVVLVAPEIAPNTGNVARTCAVTGARLHLVRPLGFRLSDRLLKRAGLDYWAHVEWQVHDTWDDLLAALPGARFCYLDPRGSLWYSQMDFAPGDVLVFGSESRGLPPGLVEERPGPVLRVPMRPGLRSLNLASTVALVLYEAYRQQGFPGMA from the coding sequence ATGTTCGACGTCGTCCTGGTGGCGCCCGAGATCGCTCCCAACACCGGCAATGTGGCCCGTACCTGCGCCGTGACCGGCGCCCGGCTCCACCTGGTGCGGCCCCTGGGGTTCCGGTTGAGCGACCGGCTGCTCAAGCGGGCGGGTCTGGACTACTGGGCTCACGTGGAATGGCAGGTCCACGATACCTGGGATGATCTGCTGGCTGCCCTGCCCGGTGCCCGGTTCTGCTATCTGGACCCCCGTGGCAGCCTGTGGTATAGCCAGATGGACTTTGCTCCGGGAGACGTCCTGGTTTTCGGCAGCGAGTCGCGGGGCCTGCCGCCCGGCCTGGTGGAAGAGCGGCCGGGCCCGGTCCTGCGGGTGCCCATGCGCCCGGGGCTCCGCTCTCTCAACCTGGCCAGCACGGTGGCCCTGGTGCTCTACGAGGCCTACCGGCAGCAGGGCTTTCCCGGGATGGCGTAA
- a CDS encoding DNA polymerase III subunit alpha produces MFVHLHCHSAYSFLDGASPVQALVERAAALGMPALALTDHDNVAGAVEFDRAARAAGIKPIQGAEVTLLLDEPAGPAAGAGPGGARHAGGRPGTGGRPGGGGPGDAAPRPAAEGKSEPVTAHLVLLATGPQGYARLCRLLTRAHLDRPRGSPALSWTVLLEEVAPGGEPLAGHGLIALSGCRQGPVLQALLRGDRATALERARQLRDAFGRENFFLELQGGWLPGNRTLNRALADLAEHLGVGLVATNDVHYATRDRFAVHDLLACVRLGIPVDEPHPQRHLNADNDLKSPRAMARMFAGYPQALEATLAIAERCAPALPAGGVPRPAFPLPPGVRAEAYLREQVERGALWRYGRITPRIRQRLEHELSIIEKLQLADYFLLVWDVARYARQQGIRCAGRGSAADSAVAYCLGITDVDAIERGLLFERFLSLERAEQPDIDIDFDARYRDQVADYVEQRYGPEHVATVCTYQTYHARGALRDFGKVLGFPEAVIDRIAKRVPYYLSRQLGRALAEVPELRDLDLPRERLKRLVALCEAAAGLPRHMGTHLGGLVISRRPLSDLSPLQRSAKGRRILQFDKRGVEELGLVKLDLLPLRTLGAVEEAVRVIRRRTPSFDYDHIPLDDRATYRLLGTGETVGAFQLESPAQRALQPRLRPENLEDVVASVAIIRPGPIKGDMVEPFLARRRGREPVTYLHPKLEPILRKTWGVVLFQEQVIEIATAIAGFTPGEADRLRRVMTHARSPEEMEDIGRHFLRRARQQGVGEEVAQAIFRMIQGYASYGFCEAHAAAFGVTAYKTAYLLAHYPAEWYAALLSLQPMGYYPPNTLCVEAARRGIRILPLDVNASQVGFTATPGAVRIGLRAVKGLGDEPAAAIVAERERGGPFRHLMDFLLRLAARGGTAAGPVLDREQVAALIRAGAFDGLHANRRALLWGLDEALATARQAAGGGDLAQGLAAAWSPPVVADFPDLEKWAMEREVLGIDVHRRHLLAMLREVLEARGYRPAAALRGLPPGAPVRAAGIPVRPHRPPTRSGRVIVFLTLEDETGLVDVTVFEEVYQRYGRWIFTDPPVPLAVEGVLQDRDGARALLARRVIPLAAALVEGGRRARGRSAGRPEGAVARWSASASITTAGAPGVAGPPGGAGGSTG; encoded by the coding sequence ATGTTCGTCCACCTGCATTGCCATTCCGCCTATTCCTTTCTTGACGGGGCAAGCCCGGTGCAGGCTCTGGTGGAACGGGCCGCGGCGCTGGGCATGCCCGCCCTGGCCCTGACGGATCACGACAACGTGGCGGGTGCCGTGGAGTTCGACCGGGCGGCCCGGGCCGCGGGGATCAAGCCCATTCAGGGGGCCGAGGTCACCCTCCTCCTGGACGAACCGGCCGGGCCCGCCGCCGGCGCCGGGCCCGGCGGCGCCAGGCACGCTGGTGGCAGGCCCGGGACCGGTGGCAGGCCCGGGGGCGGAGGTCCCGGGGACGCCGCCCCCCGGCCTGCCGCGGAGGGCAAGTCGGAGCCGGTGACGGCCCATCTGGTCCTCCTGGCCACCGGTCCCCAGGGTTATGCCCGCCTCTGCCGGCTCCTGACCCGGGCCCACCTGGACCGGCCCCGGGGCAGCCCGGCCCTTTCCTGGACGGTGCTGCTGGAGGAGGTGGCGCCCGGCGGTGAGCCGCTGGCCGGCCACGGGCTGATCGCCCTGTCCGGCTGCCGCCAGGGACCGGTGCTGCAGGCTCTGCTGCGGGGCGACCGGGCCACGGCGCTGGAGCGGGCCCGGCAGCTGCGGGACGCCTTTGGCCGGGAGAACTTCTTCCTCGAGCTGCAGGGCGGCTGGCTTCCCGGCAACCGCACCCTCAACCGGGCCCTGGCCGATCTGGCGGAGCACCTGGGGGTCGGGCTGGTGGCGACCAACGACGTCCACTACGCCACCCGCGACCGCTTTGCCGTCCACGACCTGCTGGCCTGCGTCCGCCTGGGGATCCCGGTGGACGAACCCCATCCCCAGCGGCACCTGAACGCCGACAACGACCTCAAGTCCCCCCGGGCCATGGCCCGGATGTTCGCCGGTTACCCTCAGGCGCTTGAGGCCACGCTGGCCATCGCCGAGCGCTGCGCACCTGCGCTGCCCGCGGGGGGCGTGCCCCGCCCGGCTTTCCCCCTGCCGCCGGGAGTCCGGGCCGAAGCCTACCTGCGGGAGCAGGTGGAGCGGGGCGCCCTCTGGCGCTACGGCCGCATCACCCCCCGCATCCGGCAGCGGCTGGAGCACGAGCTCTCCATCATCGAGAAGCTGCAACTGGCGGACTACTTCCTGCTGGTCTGGGATGTGGCCCGCTATGCGCGCCAGCAGGGCATCCGCTGTGCCGGCCGCGGCTCGGCAGCCGACTCGGCGGTAGCCTACTGCCTGGGCATCACCGACGTGGACGCCATCGAGCGCGGCCTGCTCTTTGAACGCTTCCTCAGCCTGGAGCGGGCGGAGCAGCCGGACATCGACATCGACTTCGATGCCCGCTACCGCGACCAGGTGGCGGATTACGTCGAGCAGCGCTACGGCCCCGAGCACGTGGCCACCGTCTGCACCTACCAGACCTACCACGCCCGCGGCGCCCTGCGGGACTTCGGCAAGGTGCTGGGTTTTCCGGAGGCGGTGATCGACCGCATCGCCAAGCGCGTGCCGTACTACCTGTCCCGGCAGCTGGGGCGGGCCCTGGCGGAGGTGCCGGAGCTGCGCGACCTTGACCTGCCCCGGGAGCGGTTGAAGCGGCTGGTGGCCCTGTGCGAAGCGGCTGCGGGGCTGCCCCGGCATATGGGGACCCATCTGGGCGGCCTGGTGATCAGCCGCCGGCCGCTTTCGGACCTCTCCCCGCTGCAGCGATCGGCCAAGGGGCGCCGGATCCTCCAGTTCGACAAGCGGGGTGTCGAAGAGCTGGGCCTGGTCAAGCTGGATCTTTTGCCCCTGCGCACCCTGGGCGCGGTGGAGGAGGCGGTGCGGGTCATCCGCCGGCGCACCCCCTCCTTCGACTACGACCACATCCCCCTGGACGACCGGGCCACCTACCGGCTGCTGGGGACGGGGGAGACCGTGGGGGCCTTCCAGCTGGAGTCCCCGGCCCAGCGGGCGCTGCAGCCGCGGCTCCGGCCCGAGAACCTGGAGGACGTGGTGGCCAGCGTGGCCATCATCCGGCCCGGCCCCATCAAGGGGGACATGGTCGAGCCCTTCCTGGCCCGGCGCCGGGGGCGGGAGCCCGTCACCTACCTGCATCCCAAGCTGGAGCCCATCCTGCGCAAGACCTGGGGCGTGGTGCTCTTCCAGGAGCAGGTGATCGAGATCGCCACCGCCATCGCCGGCTTCACCCCGGGCGAGGCCGACCGCCTGCGCCGGGTCATGACCCACGCCCGCTCCCCGGAGGAGATGGAGGACATCGGCCGGCACTTCCTGCGCCGGGCCCGGCAGCAGGGCGTCGGCGAGGAGGTGGCCCAGGCCATCTTCCGCATGATCCAGGGTTATGCCAGCTACGGCTTCTGCGAGGCCCACGCCGCCGCCTTCGGCGTCACGGCCTACAAGACCGCCTACCTGCTGGCCCACTACCCGGCGGAGTGGTATGCCGCCCTGCTCAGCCTCCAGCCCATGGGCTACTACCCGCCCAACACCCTGTGCGTCGAGGCGGCGCGGCGGGGCATCCGCATCCTCCCCCTGGACGTCAACGCCAGCCAGGTGGGCTTCACCGCCACCCCCGGCGCCGTCCGCATCGGCCTGCGGGCCGTCAAGGGCCTAGGGGACGAACCCGCCGCCGCCATCGTGGCGGAACGGGAGCGGGGCGGTCCTTTCCGCCACCTCATGGACTTCTTGCTGCGGCTGGCGGCCCGCGGCGGTACGGCGGCCGGCCCGGTCCTCGACCGGGAGCAGGTGGCCGCCCTGATCCGGGCGGGGGCCTTCGACGGCCTGCACGCCAACCGCCGCGCCCTGCTCTGGGGGCTGGACGAGGCCCTGGCCACGGCCCGGCAGGCCGCCGGCGGTGGCGACCTGGCCCAAGGCCTGGCGGCGGCCTGGTCGCCGCCTGTTGTGGCCGACTTCCCCGACCTGGAGAAGTGGGCCATGGAGCGGGAGGTCCTGGGCATCGACGTCCACCGCCGGCACCTGCTGGCCATGCTCCGGGAGGTGCTGGAGGCCCGGGGCTACCGGCCGGCGGCGGCCCTCCGCGGGTTGCCGCCGGGCGCGCCGGTTCGGGCGGCGGGAATCCCCGTCCGGCCCCACCGCCCGCCCACCCGCAGCGGCCGGGTGATCGTGTTCCTGACCCTGGAAGACGAGACCGGGCTGGTGGACGTGACCGTCTTCGAGGAGGTATACCAGCGTTACGGGCGGTGGATCTTCACCGACCCGCCCGTGCCCCTGGCGGTAGAAGGTGTCCTGCAGGACCGGGACGGAGCCCGGGCCCTGCTGGCCCGGCGGGTGATCCCCCTGGCCGCCGCCCTGGTGGAAGGGGGGCGGCGGGCCCGGGGCCGCAGCGCCGGCAGGCCGGAAGGAGCGGTGGCGCGGTGGAGCGCCTCAGCGTCTATTACGACGGCTGGTGCCCCTGGTGTCGCCGGGCCGCCCGGTGGTGCCGGCGGCTCGACTGGCTGA
- a CDS encoding nucleotidyltransferase, translated as MAAGVQDRPAVVADGPVVADVSLPARAAGLRPGIRVQSARRLLSSLEVVPRDAIDPMAALEPFYEALLSLSPRVEPVVDHLAAFCELDPQQTVDGVVAILQAAGLERYGHRLVLGLGHGRLVARMAARVAARSPTGGGAGATGRQACGSGPLSSRTGPSPVTRPPAGPAEGEAGAPRFRGGTWSWAGRGAWWDAEAVGRDAAAQPGSQAGFPAGRGGPAGGHPSRARPPREACGAAGLAVVSCCVPPGQEAGFLAPLPVAALQEEVPPAARRQLQRLGLYTLGDVAAAPRQVVARAVGDQAPLLQAWCRGDDRRPLKPGFPPPGVTATLTAPPELGDELRAGWWPAQLPLLARDVAARLAAAGQAGRLVILQGERSRVGRYLPVAAAGQDVLARAALALYHRLVPAEPAPARLDLTVTALEPAARQLALPAAFDPGAGPGGRRAVPGSERPGTGRQRAGRAPFPAGQEVAGPELPVLLDELARRYPGRIFWGRERPATRRERQLAYWDPWRGAPGQPGR; from the coding sequence GTGGCGGCCGGCGTGCAGGACCGGCCGGCGGTGGTGGCCGACGGCCCGGTCGTGGCCGACGTGTCGCTGCCGGCCAGGGCAGCCGGCCTGCGCCCGGGCATCCGGGTCCAGAGCGCCCGGCGGCTCCTCAGCAGCCTGGAGGTGGTGCCGCGGGATGCCATCGACCCCATGGCAGCCCTGGAGCCGTTCTACGAGGCGCTGCTGTCCCTCTCGCCCCGGGTGGAGCCGGTGGTTGACCATCTGGCGGCCTTTTGCGAGCTGGACCCCCAGCAAACGGTGGACGGCGTGGTGGCCATCTTGCAGGCGGCAGGCCTGGAGCGCTACGGCCACCGCCTGGTGCTGGGCCTCGGCCACGGCCGGCTGGTGGCGCGGATGGCCGCCCGGGTGGCGGCGCGGTCCCCGACCGGCGGCGGCGCAGGGGCCACCGGCCGGCAAGCTTGCGGTTCCGGTCCCTTGTCGTCCCGCACCGGCCCCTCACCGGTCACCCGGCCACCGGCCGGCCCTGCAGAAGGGGAGGCCGGGGCTCCCCGGTTCCGGGGCGGCACCTGGTCGTGGGCAGGGAGAGGGGCGTGGTGGGATGCGGAGGCGGTGGGCAGGGATGCAGCGGCGCAGCCGGGCTCGCAAGCCGGCTTCCCGGCGGGACGGGGCGGGCCGGCGGGCGGGCACCCGTCCCGTGCCCGGCCACCCCGGGAAGCCTGTGGCGCAGCGGGGCTGGCGGTGGTCAGCTGCTGCGTTCCTCCCGGCCAGGAAGCGGGCTTTCTGGCCCCCCTGCCCGTGGCTGCCCTGCAGGAAGAGGTGCCGCCGGCGGCTCGCCGCCAGCTGCAACGCCTGGGCCTGTACACCCTGGGGGATGTGGCCGCGGCGCCGCGGCAGGTGGTGGCCCGGGCGGTGGGCGACCAGGCTCCCCTCCTGCAGGCGTGGTGCCGGGGAGACGACCGCCGCCCGCTCAAGCCGGGTTTCCCGCCGCCGGGGGTCACCGCCACCCTGACCGCGCCTCCCGAGCTGGGGGATGAGCTCCGCGCCGGCTGGTGGCCGGCCCAGCTGCCCCTCCTGGCCCGGGATGTGGCCGCCCGGCTGGCCGCTGCCGGGCAGGCGGGCCGCCTGGTGATCCTGCAGGGGGAACGGTCCCGGGTGGGGCGCTACCTGCCCGTGGCCGCTGCCGGGCAGGACGTCCTGGCCCGCGCCGCCCTGGCGCTGTATCACCGCCTCGTGCCGGCCGAACCGGCCCCGGCCCGGCTGGACCTGACGGTGACGGCCCTGGAGCCGGCGGCCCGGCAACTGGCTCTGCCGGCAGCCTTTGACCCCGGTGCCGGCCCCGGCGGTCGGCGAGCCGTCCCCGGTAGTGAACGGCCCGGCACCGGCCGCCAGCGGGCGGGCCGTGCCCCGTTCCCGGCCGGGCAAGAGGTCGCCGGCCCGGAGCTGCCGGTTCTCCTGGATGAGCTGGCCCGCCGCTATCCGGGGCGGATCTTCTGGGGCCGGGAGCGGCCCGCCACCCGGCGGGAACGCCAGCTGGCCTACTGGGATCCCTGGCGCGGGGCGCCCGGCCAGCCGGGCAGGTGA